Proteins co-encoded in one Corvus moneduloides isolate bCorMon1 chromosome 7, bCorMon1.pri, whole genome shotgun sequence genomic window:
- the LOC116446759 gene encoding baculoviral IAP repeat-containing protein 5.1-like codes for MELLLQELSSASKLLTDFREMYEYENRLKTFTKWPFQENCKCTPGNMAKAGFIHCPSANEPDVAKCFFCLLELEGWEPNDDPWEKHAKHSTCDFLSLPKHFDELTMEEYYMLEMTRLRTFICKVGRRTINAFQEEVAATRQRFVDYFGCRPQLPAPLPLRDEPAAQQPGDSTARQNEPRSPSEV; via the exons ATGGAACTACTCCTACAAGAGCTTAGTTCAGCTTCCAAGCTCTTAACTGACTTTAGGGAGATGTACGAATATGAGAACCGTTTAAAAACCTTCACCAAGTGGCCCTTCCAGGAGAACTGCAAGTGCACTCCAGGGAAT ATGGCAAAGGCTGGCTTCATCCACTGTCCAAGTGCAAATGAACCAGATGTggcaaaatgtttcttttgcttgttaGAACTGGAGGGCTGGGAACCAAATGATGACCCATG GGAGAAACATGCCAAACATAGCACCTGTGACTTTTTATCCCTTCCCAAGCACTTTGATGAGCTGACAATGGAGGAGTACTACATGCTGGAGATGACACGGCTCAGAACCTTCATT TGCAAGGTCGGCAGGCGCACAATAAACGCTTTTCAAGAAGAAGTCGCGGCAACAAGGCAGCGGTTCGTGGATTACTTTGGCTGCAgaccccagctcccagcaccgcTGCCTCTCAGGGATgagccagcagcccagcagccaggagaCTCAACTGCCAGGCAAAACGAGCCCAGGAGCCCAAGTGAAGTCTGA